Proteins encoded by one window of Haematobia irritans isolate KBUSLIRL chromosome 2, ASM5000362v1, whole genome shotgun sequence:
- the Gdi gene encoding GDP dissociation inhibitor produces the protein MNEEYDAIVLGTGLKECILSGMLSVSGKKVLHIDRNKYYGGESASITPLEELFQRFNIDVPGDKYGRGRDWNVDLIPKFLMANGQLVKLLIHTGVTRYLEFKSIEGSYVYKGGKIAKVPVDQKEALASDLMGMFEKRRFRNFLIYVQDFKEDDPKTWKDFDPVKANMQGLYDKFGLDKNTQDFTGHALALFRDDEYLNEPAVKTIQRIKLYSDSLARYGKSPYLYPMYGLGELPQGFARLSAIYGGTYMLDKPIDEIVVGEGGKVVGVRSGDEIAKCKQVYCDPSYVPDKVRKKGQVIRCICLLDHPIGNTKDALSTQIIIPQKQVGRKSDIYVSLVSHAHQVAAKGWFVGMVSTTVETDQPENEIKPGLELLEPIAQKFISISDYFEPIDNGSDSQIFISESYDATTHFETTCLDVLDIFKRGTGEDFDFSKIKHELGDEDQ, from the exons TGGAGGTGAATCTGCCTCTATTACACCGTTGGAGGAGCTCTTTCAACGCTTTAATATCGATGTTCCCGGTGATAAATATGGGCGCGGCCGTGATTGGAACGTAGATCTGATACCAAAATTCTTGATGGCCAATGGACAGCTGGTAAAATTGTTAATACATACGGGCGTCACCCGTTACCTAGAATTCAAGTCAATTGAGGGTAGTTATGTCTACAAGGGAGGAAAGATTGCCAAGGTCCCCGTTGACCAAAAGGAAGCCCTGGCATCAGATTTAATGG GAATGTTCGAAAAACGGCGTTTCCGCAACTTCTTGATCTATGTCCAAGATTTCAAAGAAGATGATCCAAAAACCTGGAAGGATTTCGATCCCGTGAAGGCGAACATGCAGGGGCTCTATGACAAGTTTGGATTGGATAAAAATACACAAGATTTTACCGGACATGCTCTAGCGCTATTCCGTGATGATGAATATTTAAATGAACCAGCTGTTAAAACCATACAACGCATTAAATTATATTCTGATTCGTTAGCTCGGTATGGCAAATCGCCATATCTCTATCCAATGTATGGTTTAGGTGAACTACCACAGGGTTTCGCTCGTCTGTCTGCTATTTATGGTGGCACTTATATGTTGGACAAGCCAATTGACGAAATTGTGGTAGGAGAAGGTGGCAAAGTAGTTGGCGTTCGTTCTGGAGATGAAATAGCTAAATGCAAACAGGTCTATTGCGACCCTAGTTATGTTCCCGATAAG GTACGAAAGAAGGGACAAGTGATCCGTTGTATTTGCTTATTGGATCATCCAATTGGAAACACCAAAGATGCTCTATCAACACAAATTATCATTCCACAAAAGCAAGTTGGTCGCAAATCTGATATTTATGTCTCTTTGGTTAGCCATGCCCATCAAGTTGCAGCCAAGGGTTGGTTCGTCGGTATGGTGTCTACAACCGTTGAAACTGATCAGccagaaaatgaaataaaacctgGTCTAGAACTCTTGGAACCGATTGCACAAAAATTCATCTCGATCTCTGATTACTTTGAACCAATTGACAACGGTTCCGACTCTCAAATATTCATTTCAGAATCCTACGATGCTACCACACATTTTGAAACCACttgtcttgatgttttggatatTTTCAAACGTGGTACTGGTGAAGACTTCGATTTTTCGAAGATAAAGCATGAATTGGGCGATGAAGATCAGTAA